A single Crateriforma conspicua DNA region contains:
- a CDS encoding response regulator transcription factor codes for MHDSQSGDPPQVWEYQTPMEEEKAEVVSFILRWNARGRTEPLDLDRFESSIVLKNTQRMITCENEAFRRLTAAGQSSVGLATDSYMATNFAKLSRDSDSMLLDGVNNLELEHLWSVADGRTATMTTYKRRMHEIKDPRYAILVIGRVSSVMDRAESDYRRTLTEVRELLVQLDEVDRSICRGYARGDTTKEIASSVGRTTRAVELRRQKIMDLMGFDRPIEIVKMLVRLEENGLISEHF; via the coding sequence ATGCATGATTCACAATCCGGCGATCCGCCGCAGGTCTGGGAATACCAGACTCCAATGGAAGAAGAAAAGGCGGAAGTCGTCAGCTTTATCTTGCGGTGGAACGCGAGAGGGCGGACCGAACCGCTGGACCTCGACCGGTTCGAATCCAGCATCGTGTTGAAAAACACGCAGCGAATGATCACGTGCGAAAACGAAGCGTTTCGCCGCCTGACCGCTGCCGGACAATCCAGCGTCGGATTGGCCACCGATTCCTACATGGCGACCAATTTCGCCAAGCTGTCGCGTGACTCGGACAGCATGCTGTTGGACGGCGTGAACAATCTGGAACTGGAACATCTGTGGTCCGTTGCCGACGGTCGAACGGCGACGATGACCACCTACAAACGTCGGATGCACGAAATCAAGGATCCGCGGTATGCGATCTTGGTGATCGGTCGTGTATCCAGCGTGATGGACCGGGCCGAATCGGACTATCGACGCACGCTGACCGAAGTGCGCGAACTGTTGGTTCAACTGGACGAGGTCGACCGCAGCATCTGTCGCGGCTACGCACGCGGTGACACCACCAAGGAAATCGCTTCGTCCGTCGGTCGCACGACGCGTGCGGTAGAACTTCGCCGGCAAAAGATCATGGATTTGATGGGATTTGATCGCCCCATCGAGATCGTCAAAATGCTGGTGCGGCTGGAAGAAAACGGTCTGATCAGCGAGCACTTTTAA
- a CDS encoding acyl carrier protein has protein sequence MTPEEIRSEILDILDDISPDEDLDSLDDDKPFREQLELDSMDFLDIVMELRKRHRVQIPEEDYGNLASMQSTVTYLEPKMKDL, from the coding sequence ATGACCCCTGAAGAAATTCGATCCGAGATTCTGGACATCCTTGACGACATTTCGCCCGACGAGGACCTGGACAGCCTGGACGACGACAAGCCGTTTCGCGAACAGCTGGAATTAGACAGCATGGACTTTCTGGACATCGTGATGGAGCTTCGTAAGCGTCATCGCGTTCAGATTCCCGAGGAAGATTACGGCAACTTGGCCAGCATGCAGTCGACGGTGACTTACCTGGAACCGAAGATGAAGGATCTGTAG
- a CDS encoding NAD-dependent epimerase/dehydratase family protein — MTRCLVTGCGGFLGAEIVRQLLRRGDEVIGVSRREYPELVDAGMTHRRGDLSDRDWTMHHVRDVDVVVHTAAIAGVWGAMPRYLRNNVLTTRHIIDACHRHSIGRLVYTSSPSVTFDGQDQSGVDESAPYPAQWMCNYPRSKAMAEAMVIQADDATRLRTCSLRPHLIWGEGDPHLLPRLIDRAARGRLAIIGDGKNRIDMVHVVNAAHAHVCAIDALEAAPDRAAGRNYFIGQNEPVDCWPWITRLCETAGVKPPTRQFSLRTARAIGVMLEAAYHLTARSGEPPMTRFVAAQMARDHYFDGTAATERLGYQPPLTMQQGLDATAEYLRTLGDRTASGK, encoded by the coding sequence ATGACGCGGTGTCTGGTCACGGGGTGCGGCGGTTTTCTGGGCGCCGAAATCGTCCGCCAGTTGCTGCGGCGGGGCGACGAAGTCATCGGGGTTTCGCGTCGCGAGTATCCCGAATTGGTCGACGCCGGGATGACGCATCGGCGGGGTGATCTGTCCGATCGCGACTGGACCATGCATCACGTTCGCGATGTCGACGTGGTCGTGCACACCGCGGCGATCGCCGGCGTTTGGGGCGCCATGCCGCGGTACCTGCGGAACAACGTGTTGACGACCCGGCACATCATCGACGCTTGTCACCGTCATTCGATCGGCCGATTGGTGTACACCAGCAGCCCCAGCGTGACGTTCGACGGCCAGGATCAAAGCGGCGTCGATGAATCGGCACCGTATCCGGCCCAGTGGATGTGTAATTACCCGCGGTCCAAAGCGATGGCCGAAGCGATGGTGATCCAGGCGGACGACGCCACTCGGCTGCGGACGTGTTCGCTGCGGCCCCACTTGATTTGGGGCGAAGGCGACCCGCATTTGTTGCCTCGCCTGATCGACCGCGCCGCCAGGGGACGGCTGGCGATCATCGGCGACGGCAAGAACCGAATCGACATGGTGCATGTGGTCAACGCGGCTCATGCCCACGTGTGTGCCATCGACGCGTTGGAAGCCGCGCCAGATCGTGCCGCCGGGCGCAATTATTTCATTGGGCAAAACGAACCGGTTGACTGCTGGCCTTGGATCACGCGTCTGTGCGAAACCGCTGGGGTCAAGCCGCCGACCCGCCAATTCAGTCTGCGGACGGCTCGCGCGATCGGAGTGATGCTGGAGGCCGCCTATCATCTGACCGCTCGGTCGGGAGAGCCGCCGATGACGCGGTTTGTTGCGGCACAGATGGCTCGGGACCACTATTTCGACGGTACCGCGGCGACCGAACGCTTGGGGTACCAGCCACCGTTGACGATGCAGCAGGGCCTGGACGCCACCGCCGAATACCTGCGGACGCTGGGCGACCGGACGGCATCGGGCAAATAA
- a CDS encoding coiled-coil domain-containing protein: MAVSNGNAPGGNRLRRIRISLTCLLLTVLVPTLGSFATADEATEALSARQISLATRFQKLEALLLRLADMEAAENPERASLLKRAAKQSRDRFVLTKLQDAASSLDKQRFQDAVDQQETATKELAALLKLLLTEDRSKRIRDEKQRIAKVIRELKRVERSQRSTRARTENGADTDQLKREQESLSERAESLSEDLDDGESESSDASDESADDPSQQSEDADSQDSESDESDGEQDDAPEPGESDAADPKEGSESDAGDKQEPQDSSAESSESSPSDSSPESEQDSQPSQSQSQESQSPQSESPPSDSQQSESQQSESSDSQPSGPQPPQSPQAKANDQLQQAIEKMRQAEKDLEEAKRDDAVEKQREAEKQLRQAIDQLEQILRQLREEEMQRELAKLEARLRQMAAMQSKILDDTTALSQTPKAQRNRQTDLKAGDLAFEEKKVTLDADRAMLLLREEGSSVAFPEVISQIRDDTVVIAQRLSQTKIDGVTKGMQEDVLAALEEMIAALQKAQNDLEKKKQQNQQPQQPGQPGEEPLVQALAELKLIRTIQTRIQSTTRRYSGLIQTGETTSEEVQPLLQDLAERQSRLYRITRDLALERNQ, from the coding sequence TTGGCGGTATCGAACGGCAACGCTCCTGGCGGCAACCGACTTCGCCGCATCCGCATCTCATTGACGTGTCTGTTGCTGACGGTGCTGGTCCCGACGCTGGGATCGTTCGCAACCGCGGACGAAGCGACCGAAGCTCTTTCGGCACGTCAAATCAGCTTGGCAACGCGATTTCAAAAACTGGAAGCGTTGTTGTTGCGTTTGGCCGACATGGAGGCCGCGGAAAACCCCGAGCGTGCGTCGCTGTTGAAACGCGCCGCGAAACAGTCACGCGATCGGTTCGTATTGACCAAACTGCAGGACGCCGCGTCGTCACTGGACAAGCAGCGATTCCAAGACGCCGTCGATCAACAGGAAACCGCCACCAAAGAACTGGCCGCGTTGTTAAAGCTGTTGCTGACCGAAGACCGCAGCAAGCGTATTCGCGACGAAAAACAACGCATCGCCAAAGTCATCCGCGAACTCAAACGCGTCGAACGTTCGCAGCGCAGCACTCGAGCCCGCACCGAAAACGGCGCCGACACCGATCAACTGAAACGCGAGCAAGAATCGCTCAGCGAGCGAGCCGAATCCTTGTCCGAGGACCTGGACGACGGCGAATCGGAATCGTCCGACGCGTCGGACGAATCGGCCGATGATCCGTCGCAGCAATCCGAAGACGCTGATTCTCAAGACTCTGAATCCGACGAATCAGACGGCGAACAAGACGATGCACCGGAGCCGGGGGAATCCGACGCCGCGGATCCGAAAGAGGGATCTGAATCGGACGCGGGGGACAAACAGGAGCCGCAGGACTCGTCCGCCGAATCATCCGAATCGTCACCTTCGGATTCGTCGCCGGAATCGGAACAAGATTCACAGCCCTCGCAGTCCCAGTCTCAAGAATCTCAGTCCCCACAATCCGAATCCCCGCCGTCGGACTCGCAACAATCCGAGTCCCAGCAATCGGAATCCTCGGATTCCCAGCCGTCTGGACCTCAGCCGCCGCAATCGCCGCAAGCCAAAGCGAACGATCAGCTGCAGCAGGCGATCGAAAAGATGCGTCAGGCGGAAAAGGATCTGGAAGAAGCCAAGCGTGACGACGCGGTCGAAAAACAACGCGAAGCAGAAAAACAGCTTCGCCAAGCGATCGATCAGCTGGAACAGATCCTGCGCCAGCTGCGTGAAGAGGAGATGCAGCGGGAATTGGCCAAACTGGAAGCTAGACTTCGCCAGATGGCGGCGATGCAGTCCAAGATTTTGGACGACACCACGGCGCTGTCCCAAACGCCCAAGGCACAGCGGAATCGTCAGACCGATTTGAAGGCGGGGGATTTGGCGTTCGAGGAGAAAAAAGTGACCTTGGACGCGGATCGCGCGATGCTGTTGTTGCGCGAAGAAGGATCAAGTGTCGCGTTCCCCGAAGTGATTTCGCAAATTCGTGACGACACCGTGGTGATCGCCCAGCGGTTGTCGCAAACCAAGATCGATGGCGTGACCAAGGGGATGCAGGAAGACGTCTTGGCCGCGTTGGAGGAAATGATTGCGGCGTTACAGAAGGCTCAAAACGATCTGGAAAAGAAGAAACAACAGAATCAGCAACCGCAACAACCCGGACAACCGGGCGAAGAACCGCTGGTCCAGGCTCTGGCGGAACTAAAATTGATCCGAACGATTCAAACACGCATACAATCCACCACGCGGCGATATTCGGGACTGATCCAGACGGGCGAAACGACGTCGGAGGAAGTCCAACCGTTGCTGCAAGATTTGGCCGAACGCCAGAGTCGGCTGTACCGAATCACTCGTGATTTGGCCCTGGAGCGCAACCAGTAA
- a CDS encoding ThuA domain-containing protein, with protein MLNLPLRIKPIGLFLFVALAWTTPMLAELSAQSPLVYEGKSGPGAGKHIVFLAGDHEYRSEETLPAMARILAQHHGFKCTVLFTIDPDTGTIDPDADHMPGTEVLADADAAVIFMRFKNLPADQMQPIVDYLNRSGPVVGLRTATHAFKIPADSPFARYDYQYKGQEYSRGFGRQVLGESWSGHYGKNHVMSTRLIVAADQADHPILKGVTQPWVQAGGYWTEPMDDATVLATAQPLNGMTANAPIADDKSPCPGAWVRTYGDGDGRVFTTTYGASVDLLDTDFRRMMINACFWSCGMENQIRDDLNIDFVGAYQPSKFQFGGFRRGVRPSELADWNSPIMSLRYPVEVPKRRK; from the coding sequence GTGCTGAATCTTCCTTTGCGTATCAAGCCCATCGGGTTGTTCTTGTTCGTTGCCTTGGCATGGACCACTCCGATGTTGGCCGAACTGTCGGCCCAGTCACCGCTGGTTTACGAAGGTAAATCGGGCCCCGGAGCCGGCAAGCACATCGTTTTCCTGGCGGGCGACCACGAGTATCGTTCGGAGGAAACGCTGCCCGCGATGGCCCGAATCTTGGCCCAGCACCACGGGTTCAAATGCACGGTGTTGTTCACGATCGATCCGGACACCGGCACGATCGATCCCGACGCGGACCACATGCCGGGGACCGAAGTGCTTGCCGATGCGGACGCCGCGGTCATCTTTATGCGGTTCAAGAATCTTCCCGCCGACCAAATGCAACCGATCGTGGACTATTTGAATCGCAGCGGCCCGGTCGTCGGTTTGCGCACCGCCACCCACGCGTTCAAGATCCCCGCGGATTCACCCTTCGCCCGGTACGACTATCAGTACAAGGGCCAGGAATATTCGCGGGGTTTTGGTCGCCAAGTGCTGGGTGAAAGCTGGTCGGGTCACTACGGCAAGAACCATGTCATGAGCACGCGGTTGATCGTGGCGGCGGACCAAGCCGATCACCCCATCTTGAAAGGCGTCACGCAACCGTGGGTCCAGGCCGGTGGTTACTGGACCGAACCGATGGATGACGCGACGGTATTAGCGACCGCCCAACCGCTTAACGGAATGACCGCCAACGCCCCGATCGCCGATGACAAGTCGCCGTGTCCGGGCGCGTGGGTGCGGACCTACGGGGATGGCGACGGCCGTGTGTTCACGACCACCTACGGCGCATCGGTGGATTTGCTTGACACCGATTTTCGTCGCATGATGATCAACGCGTGTTTCTGGTCCTGTGGCATGGAGAACCAGATCCGCGACGATTTGAACATCGATTTCGTGGGCGCGTATCAGCCGTCGAAATTTCAGTTCGGCGGATTTCGGCGTGGCGTGCGACCATCGGAATTGGCGGACTGGAACAGCCCGATCATGTCCCTGCGGTACCCGGTCGAAGTGCCCAAGCGACGCAAGTGA
- a CDS encoding response regulator — MLSTPQNSARQPNGPVAVVVDDNRVTRRLIRTLLHRLGIRSVTAPDGQAGLQTVQRIQPDLIVTDLEMPNMTGEQLVQAVRCNVDPRIANLPIVVCSSCSETFVASAISNLRADAFVPKPIGNDDFRTAVHQVMHQGDGTA; from the coding sequence ATGTTATCCACACCGCAGAACTCAGCACGCCAGCCCAATGGTCCGGTTGCGGTCGTGGTCGACGATAATCGCGTCACGCGTCGGTTGATTCGAACACTTCTCCATCGCTTGGGCATTCGTTCGGTGACCGCCCCCGACGGACAGGCTGGACTTCAAACGGTGCAACGCATCCAACCCGACTTGATCGTCACCGATCTCGAAATGCCCAACATGACCGGCGAACAACTTGTGCAAGCAGTTCGCTGCAACGTGGATCCTAGAATCGCGAATCTTCCGATCGTCGTCTGCAGCAGTTGCAGCGAAACGTTCGTGGCATCGGCAATCAGCAACCTGCGTGCGGATGCCTTTGTCCCCAAGCCGATCGGGAACGACGATTTCCGTACCGCGGTCCATCAGGTGATGCATCAAGGTGACGGCACCGCATAG
- a CDS encoding phytoene desaturase family protein has translation MYDTIIIGAGMSGLAAGIRLAHYDQRVCILEKHYTIGGLNSFYRMGGRDYDVGLHAMTNFARKGDRRGPLAKLIRQLRFRWEDFQLAEQIGSSIRFPDVSLDFNNDIALLESQIAERFPDQIDGFRSLCSSLLDYSDMDGTDANFMRSARDVLAEHIGEPLLIEMLLCPLMWYGNARQNDMDFGQFCIMFRACYLEGFGRPYKGVRLILKNLVRKFRGLGGELKLRSGVSRIHVDNGRATGVVLDDGTEIEAKRILSSAGNVETMRMCDDITDVDVAKAGQLSFIESISILDRQPKEIGFDRTIVFYNDSPTFHWTRPDDQLCDFRTGVICSPNNYVYSDDEGELPEGVIRITTLANHDRWCALPEKQYLAAKAQQYDAAIAASVRFMPDFRRHVVDTDVFTPKTIRRFTWHDNGAVYGAPDKQLDGTTHLPNLFLCGTDQGFVGIVGAIVSGISMANRHCLVDDTAA, from the coding sequence ATGTACGACACGATCATCATCGGCGCCGGAATGAGCGGGCTGGCTGCGGGCATCCGCCTGGCCCACTATGACCAGCGTGTCTGCATTCTGGAAAAGCATTACACGATCGGCGGTCTGAATTCGTTCTATCGCATGGGCGGACGTGATTATGACGTCGGCCTGCACGCGATGACCAACTTTGCCCGCAAGGGAGATCGCCGCGGACCGCTGGCCAAGCTGATCCGGCAACTGCGTTTTCGCTGGGAAGATTTCCAGCTGGCCGAACAGATCGGCAGCAGCATTCGCTTTCCCGATGTCAGTTTGGATTTCAACAACGACATCGCGTTGTTGGAAAGTCAGATCGCCGAACGGTTTCCAGACCAGATCGACGGCTTTCGTTCGTTGTGTTCGTCGTTGTTGGATTACAGCGACATGGACGGCACCGATGCGAACTTCATGCGTTCGGCCCGTGACGTCTTGGCTGAACACATCGGCGAACCGTTGTTGATCGAAATGCTGTTGTGCCCGCTGATGTGGTACGGCAACGCACGCCAAAACGATATGGATTTCGGCCAGTTCTGCATCATGTTTCGTGCGTGTTATCTGGAGGGCTTTGGCCGTCCCTACAAAGGCGTGCGGCTGATCCTGAAGAACCTGGTTCGCAAGTTTCGCGGGCTGGGCGGTGAACTGAAATTGCGAAGCGGTGTGTCGCGGATCCACGTCGACAACGGACGTGCGACCGGGGTCGTCCTGGACGACGGAACGGAGATCGAAGCGAAGCGGATTCTGTCGTCCGCCGGGAACGTCGAAACGATGCGGATGTGTGATGACATCACCGACGTCGATGTGGCCAAAGCGGGTCAGTTGTCGTTCATCGAATCGATCAGCATCCTGGATCGTCAACCCAAAGAGATCGGTTTCGATCGGACGATCGTTTTTTACAACGACAGCCCGACGTTTCATTGGACGCGGCCCGATGACCAGTTGTGTGATTTCCGCACGGGCGTGATTTGTTCGCCGAACAATTACGTCTATTCCGATGACGAAGGCGAATTGCCCGAAGGGGTGATTCGCATCACCACGCTGGCCAATCACGACCGATGGTGTGCTTTGCCCGAAAAGCAATACTTGGCCGCAAAGGCACAGCAATACGATGCCGCCATCGCCGCATCGGTCCGCTTCATGCCAGATTTTCGGCGGCATGTTGTCGACACCGACGTCTTCACACCCAAGACGATCCGTCGATTCACCTGGCACGACAACGGGGCCGTTTACGGGGCTCCCGACAAACAGCTGGACGGCACCACGCACTTGCCCAATCTGTTTCTTTGCGGCACCGACCAAGGATTCGTGGGCATCGTCGGGGCGATCGTCAGTGGGATCAGCATGGCCAACCGCCACTGCCTGGTCGACGACACGGCTGCCTAA
- the rbsK gene encoding ribokinase, translating to MSKIVVVGSINTDMVICTRRLPGPGETVLGGTFLMNPGGKGANQAVAAAKLDGDVVFIGKVGDDSLGRDAVANMRRCGVDTRFIGVDPDSASGVATITVDESGENCIAVASGANACLSGAEVQSAWRQIDDVSIVLMQLETPLQTVQDTAALAKQSGATTILNPAPAQDLPDSLLALIDIITPNEHEAHQLTGVTIECDDSAKAAAQRLQQRGVPTVIITMGDRGAWIQTADFVGCVSAIPAKVVDTTAAGDTFNGALAVELALGTTLVDAVRVANHAASIAVTRPGAQGSCPTRKDLTDSLT from the coding sequence ATGTCCAAAATCGTCGTCGTCGGCAGCATCAACACCGACATGGTCATTTGCACGCGGCGGTTGCCCGGTCCAGGCGAAACCGTCTTGGGGGGAACCTTCTTGATGAACCCTGGTGGTAAAGGAGCCAACCAAGCGGTCGCCGCCGCCAAGCTGGACGGCGACGTCGTGTTCATCGGAAAGGTCGGCGACGATTCACTGGGACGCGATGCGGTGGCCAACATGCGACGCTGTGGTGTCGATACGCGGTTCATCGGCGTTGACCCCGATTCGGCTTCCGGCGTCGCGACGATCACCGTTGACGAATCAGGGGAAAATTGCATCGCAGTCGCCTCCGGTGCGAACGCTTGTTTGTCTGGCGCGGAGGTTCAGTCGGCTTGGAGACAAATCGACGACGTTTCCATCGTTTTGATGCAATTGGAAACACCACTGCAAACCGTGCAAGACACGGCCGCATTGGCAAAGCAATCGGGGGCGACCACGATCTTAAACCCGGCGCCCGCCCAAGACTTGCCGGACAGTCTGTTGGCATTGATCGACATCATCACCCCGAACGAACACGAAGCCCATCAGTTGACCGGGGTCACGATTGAATGTGACGACTCGGCCAAGGCGGCGGCACAAAGGCTGCAACAGCGTGGCGTTCCCACGGTCATCATCACCATGGGCGATCGTGGGGCATGGATCCAGACCGCTGATTTCGTCGGTTGTGTCTCCGCGATTCCGGCAAAGGTGGTGGACACAACGGCTGCCGGTGACACGTTCAATGGCGCGTTGGCGGTGGAACTTGCACTCGGGACGACTCTGGTTGATGCCGTCCGTGTGGCCAACCATGCCGCATCGATCGCCGTCACCCGACCGGGCGCGCAAGGCTCTTGTCCGACGCGGAAAGACTTGACCGATTCTTTGACCTGA
- a CDS encoding AI-2E family transporter — MNDHDQDNGHDHRWVRGASSQDQQESVSRATVMSVGIAVIAAVMVAAGLYFASRVIVPVIMAFLAYLTLRPATVRLAKSGLSPTLSSAALMLSAFAVLAFTVAVLYGPLTYWLGEAPQNIAKLKENFQSIVRPLTILDETESQLEKASQPITEDRPQIKVDVQKPGVLNETLLINTTGQVIAFIAVVLTLAFFMLRDGDELVNRCLEVIDRGSSRHEVMKTLASVQHNVGTYFASITAINVGLATVSSLVMWGVGMPTPFLWGAIAGLFNFVPYLGPLAATGLVFLAASSVFEPLINAAAVAGLYYSVTVIEGSVVTPMIVGKTLRLGPLVVLLSVAAFGFLWGLLGVFLAIPMVITIREVCCHLPAARPIAVILGASRSEESACYQNTSAVQVDHQQSIEELAH, encoded by the coding sequence ATGAATGACCACGATCAAGACAACGGCCATGACCATCGTTGGGTCCGTGGTGCTTCTTCCCAAGACCAACAGGAATCCGTCAGCCGGGCCACCGTCATGTCGGTCGGAATTGCAGTGATCGCTGCGGTGATGGTTGCCGCCGGACTGTACTTCGCCAGCCGAGTCATCGTCCCGGTGATCATGGCGTTCCTTGCCTACCTGACGTTGCGGCCAGCAACGGTGCGATTGGCCAAGAGTGGACTTTCGCCAACGTTGTCCAGTGCCGCCTTGATGTTATCGGCGTTCGCGGTGCTAGCGTTTACGGTGGCCGTTTTGTATGGGCCACTGACATACTGGCTGGGAGAGGCCCCGCAGAACATTGCGAAGCTGAAGGAGAATTTTCAGAGCATCGTTCGGCCGTTGACCATCTTGGACGAAACGGAATCGCAGCTGGAAAAAGCAAGCCAGCCGATCACGGAAGACCGTCCGCAGATCAAGGTGGATGTCCAGAAGCCAGGAGTCCTGAATGAAACATTGTTGATCAATACGACGGGGCAGGTGATTGCGTTCATTGCGGTTGTGTTGACTCTGGCGTTCTTCATGCTTCGCGACGGCGACGAACTCGTCAATCGTTGCTTGGAAGTGATCGATCGCGGCAGTTCACGACACGAAGTGATGAAAACGCTGGCCAGCGTCCAACATAACGTCGGCACCTATTTCGCCAGCATCACAGCCATCAATGTTGGACTGGCGACGGTTTCATCACTGGTGATGTGGGGCGTTGGCATGCCGACCCCGTTTCTGTGGGGGGCGATCGCAGGCTTGTTCAATTTCGTGCCGTATCTGGGGCCGTTGGCCGCGACGGGCTTGGTTTTCTTGGCGGCCAGCAGTGTTTTCGAACCACTCATCAACGCCGCGGCGGTGGCGGGACTGTATTACAGCGTGACCGTTATCGAAGGCTCAGTCGTGACGCCGATGATCGTCGGAAAAACGTTACGCTTGGGGCCTTTGGTGGTCCTGCTGTCCGTCGCCGCGTTTGGCTTTCTGTGGGGCTTGCTGGGCGTTTTCTTGGCGATCCCGATGGTGATCACGATTCGCGAAGTGTGTTGCCATTTGCCCGCCGCTCGGCCGATCGCCGTGATACTGGGCGCGTCGCGAAGTGAAGAATCAGCTTGTTACCAGAACACCTCCGCCGTCCAAGTGGATCATCAGCAAAGCATCGAAGAATTGGCTCATTGA
- a CDS encoding DUF421 domain-containing protein, which translates to MKDQWSVLSFGDIVVLVLSAWLVYAAIIIYTRLAGLRSFSKMSAPDFAMTLAVGSLFASSISAPRQRMIAGLIALAVLFLTQQVIAWIRTRISPMRTLIDNRPVLLMAGDQILGDNLKRVNVTRSDLMAKLREANAVRRSDVIAVVFETTGDISVLHGDHDSVDPELFSGVDGAERLKLKSAR; encoded by the coding sequence ATGAAAGATCAATGGAGCGTTTTATCGTTCGGCGATATTGTCGTCTTGGTCTTGTCGGCATGGCTGGTGTACGCGGCGATCATCATCTACACACGCCTGGCGGGGCTGCGAAGCTTTTCCAAGATGTCGGCTCCCGACTTTGCGATGACTTTGGCGGTTGGGTCATTGTTCGCGTCGTCGATCTCGGCGCCGCGTCAACGCATGATCGCGGGCTTGATCGCCCTGGCGGTGCTATTTTTGACGCAACAGGTCATCGCCTGGATTCGCACGCGGATCAGTCCGATGCGGACGCTGATCGACAATCGCCCGGTCTTGCTGATGGCCGGAGATCAGATCTTGGGCGACAATCTAAAACGAGTGAACGTGACTCGATCAGATTTGATGGCCAAGCTTCGCGAAGCCAACGCCGTGCGACGGTCCGACGTCATCGCCGTGGTTTTTGAAACGACCGGTGACATATCGGTTCTGCACGGCGACCACGACTCGGTTGATCCCGAATTGTTTTCGGGGGTGGACGGTGCCGAGCGACTGAAGCTTAAAAGTGCTCGCTGA
- a CDS encoding beta-ketoacyl-[acyl-carrier-protein] synthase family protein: MIAPNRASKLPDDQRIVITGIGLTAPNGNDWESMRESLLEKRSGVQPYEIRYFGKTLAGICDFDTKRYQAKKEIRRGTRAGSVGVYAANEAVKHSGLDWENVDRSRVGIYVGVTEHGNVETENEIYVIKGFDYDTSCWSHHHNPRTVANNPAGEIALNMGITGPHYTIGAACAAGNAGLIQGAQMLRLGECDLAIAGGTSESIHTFGIFASFNSQNALARHDDPTRASRPFDTQRNGIVVAEGGCLYTMERLSDAKARDAKIYGELVGYAMNTDATDFVLPNPERQSQCVQMALDRAGLGAEDIDIVSTHATGTNSGDTQECDALRRVFGDSPGTKINNTKSYIGHAMGAAGALELAGNLKSFEDRVVHPTINVDDLDPSCELPGLVLNEPQEVSRVDYILNNSFGMLGINSVVIIGRV; encoded by the coding sequence GTGATCGCACCCAACCGCGCCTCCAAATTGCCCGACGATCAACGAATCGTCATCACCGGTATCGGCCTGACTGCGCCCAACGGGAACGATTGGGAAAGCATGCGGGAATCGTTGCTGGAAAAACGCAGCGGCGTCCAGCCGTATGAAATTCGGTACTTCGGAAAAACCCTGGCCGGCATCTGTGATTTCGACACCAAGCGTTACCAGGCGAAGAAAGAAATTCGCCGTGGGACTCGTGCCGGCAGCGTCGGCGTGTACGCGGCCAACGAAGCGGTCAAGCACAGCGGGCTGGATTGGGAAAACGTCGACCGCTCGCGAGTCGGCATTTACGTCGGCGTGACCGAGCATGGAAACGTCGAAACCGAAAACGAAATCTACGTCATCAAAGGTTTCGATTACGACACCAGTTGCTGGTCGCATCACCACAATCCGCGAACGGTCGCCAACAATCCGGCCGGCGAAATCGCGTTGAACATGGGCATTACCGGGCCGCACTACACGATCGGTGCCGCCTGTGCCGCGGGCAACGCGGGATTGATCCAGGGCGCGCAAATGTTGCGACTGGGCGAATGCGATCTGGCCATCGCCGGCGGGACCAGCGAAAGCATTCACACCTTCGGGATCTTTGCCAGCTTCAACAGCCAAAACGCGTTGGCCCGGCACGATGACCCGACCCGAGCCAGTCGGCCGTTTGACACCCAACGCAATGGTATCGTCGTCGCCGAAGGCGGTTGTCTGTACACGATGGAACGGCTGAGCGATGCCAAGGCCCGTGACGCCAAGATTTACGGCGAACTGGTCGGCTATGCGATGAACACCGACGCCACGGATTTCGTTCTGCCCAATCCCGAACGGCAATCACAGTGTGTCCAGATGGCTTTGGACCGCGCCGGTTTGGGCGCCGAAGACATCGACATCGTCAGCACGCATGCCACCGGGACCAACAGCGGTGACACCCAAGAATGCGATGCACTGCGGCGGGTCTTTGGTGATTCGCCCGGCACCAAGATCAACAATACCAAAAGCTACATCGGTCACGCGATGGGCGCCGCGGGCGCTTTGGAACTGGCCGGCAACCTAAAGTCTTTCGAAGATCGCGTGGTTCATCCGACCATCAATGTCGACGACCTGGATCCGTCCTGTGAACTTCCCGGTTTGGTTCTGAACGAACCTCAGGAAGTCTCGCGGGTGGATTACATCCTGAACAACTCCTTCGGAATGCTGGGTATCAATTCCGTCGTCATCATCGGCCGTGTTTGA